In Rhizorhabdus phycosphaerae, the genomic stretch GTCGACAGGTCATAGACCTCGGCGACCGAGATGTCCTCGGGACCCATTCCGGCCTCGGCATAGGCTTTGGCTGGGAGAGCGGCACGGAAGCTGTGCGCTTCCGCCGCCACTGCGCTGTCGGTGGCGAGATCAGGCATCTCGATGATCGCCGAGGCGAAGGTCGGGGTGACCGTCGAGATGGCCGCGATCTTCGGTGCGTCGATCTTGCCGATCTTGCGCGCATAGGCCGCGCTGGCAATGATCAGAGCGGCGCCGCCGTCGGAGGTCGCGCAGACGTCCATCAGGCGCAGCGGGTTGGCGACCATCGGCGAGGCCGCGACGTCCTCCATCGTGAACGCCTTGCGATAGCGTGCCCGCTCATTGGTCAGGCCGTGTTGCGCATTCTTGATCTTCACCCGCGCGAAGTCGTCCTGCGTGTCGCCGTAGATTTCCATGCGGCGACGAGCATAGAGCGCGAAATAGGTCGGATTGGTGATGCCGACGCGGAAACGCACCCAGTCGGGATCGTCCGGCCGCTCGCCCTTGGCCGGCGCCAGGAAGCCCTTGGGCGTCGTGTCGGCCCCGATCACCAGCGCGACGTCCGCCTGCCCGCTCAGGATGCGCGAGCGCGCCGCCGTCAGCGCCTGCGATCCGCTGGCACAGGCCGCATAGCTGGTCTGCACCTCGGCGCCCTGCCAGCCCAGCGCCTGGGCGAAGGTCGCACCCGCCACATAGCCCGGATAGCCGCAGCGCATGGTGGCGGCACCCGACACGAACTGCACGTCGCGCCAGTCGATTCCCGCATCGCGCAGCGCTTCCTGCGCGGCGGCGACGCCATAGCCGACGAAATTGCGCCCCCATTTGCCCCAGGGGTGCATGCCGGCGCCGATGATGACGACATCTTCGCTCATCCTGCGTCCTCCATCGGCTTCCATTTCCAGACGAGCTTGCCCTTGGGATCGACCGCGTCGGGGATCGTCTCGACCACCAGCTCCATCGGCATGCCAGCGCGCAGGGCCTCGATCCCGACGCCTTCGACGACCTGTCCCAGCACGATCATCTTCTCACGGTCGAGTTCGACGGCGGCGATCGCATAAGGGACGAAGGGATCGGCCGCGATATAGGGCTCGGGCGGCTGGTAGCAGGCGTCGGTGAACGACCAGATCTTGCCCGTCCGTGACAGCTCGACTGTTTCGAACTGCGTGCTTGCGCAGGCCGGGTTGCGGCAGAAGCTCTCGAGCTTCGGGAAATAATAGGTGCCGCAGGCCGAGCAGCGGCTGCCGATCAGATGCGGTTCGGGGCCGGTCGTGAACCAGCCCGGCAGGACGGGATCGGCTTCGCTCATCCGCGCGTTCCCGAAGGATTACCCTTGATCACGGTCGCGCGGATATTGTGCGGGTCGAGGCGCGCGATGATCTCCAGCTGCTCGGCGGTCGGAGCCGGCGTGGTCGGCGGCGTTCCGTCGACGATCAGGTCGAAGCCGGTCGCGGCCTTGACCTCGTCGACGGTCACGCCATCGTGCAGCGAGACGAGGCGGATCGCATGATCCGGTCCGCCGAAGTCCATCACGCAGAGATTGGTGACGATGAAGCGGAGATCGACCCCGCTGAAGTCGGCGCCCGCTAGGCGGCGCGCAGGATTGTAGCCGACGCTCGAAACTGAATCGACTTCGCCGGGCACGAAGATGCGGGTCGAGTGGGCCGGCACGAACATCGAGTTGATGTGGTGGATCGTGTTGCCCGGAAAGCCGCGTGCGCCCAGCATCTGGACCTTCGGCTTCTCGAAGCTGCCGCCAATATAGGACAGGTTCATCTGCCCGAAGCGGTCGATCTGGATCGGCGACACCACCGCGTGCCGCTTGCCGGTCCATACCGCGCTGTCGAAATAGCGCGAGAAGGGAAGGTAGCCCGAAGGCTTGCGATCGTCATAGCCGCGCGGGCCGATCGGCACCGGATCCTCGACGAGATAGGCCTCGCCATCGGTCATCAGCAGTTCGGGTGCATGGGTGCTCTTGGCGAGGCTCGCGCCGAGGCGCGGGATCGGGCCGATGCCGGTGGCGACGATCTCGCCATTGTCCCGATAGAGTTCGGAACAGGCGACGATCAGCAGTTCGGCGAGCGTATGGTCTGGCGCGGTCATCGCGTCGTCCTCAGAAAATCGGGAAGGGCAGCTTGGAGATCGCTTCGATCCCACCGGCCTGCGCAAGATAATGGGCCTCGTCGGGGCCGACCTTTTCGTCGCGATAGCGATCCCAGCCGCCCTCTTCGGCGGCGCTGGCGGCATAGGCCTTCAGCGCAGCCATGTCCCAGCCATAGGCTGGCGGCATTGAGGTCGGGTGCGCCCCGCCGGGGGCCTCGACGACATGCTGGACGAAGCAGCGCTCGAACAGGTTCGCCTTGGCGTCCTCGGGATAGCTGTGGTCGAGCCGGTCGACGACCTCCTCGGCCGAGATGGCGACTTCCTTCGCGGCCTTGGCGAACCAGTCGTCATAATAGGTGTCGGGGCCGAGCGCCTGGCTGTTGCCCATGCGGTCGGCGCGGTGGACGTGAATCAGCGCGAAGTCGAGCGGGATGGCGGGCATCGCCAGCAGCACCTCGCCGTCCTCATAAGGCGAGGCGACCGTCTTGAAACCACCCTGCTCGAACACGTCGGTGCCGAGACCCACGCGCGTCGGCAGGAAAGGCAGGCGAAGCGCTGCGGCCTTGAGGCCCCACTGCAGCATGCCTTCGTCGAGTTCGAGGACTTCCAGCCCGCCGGCTTCGCGGGCCTTGCGAAAATAGGGTTCCAGCGGGATAGCGTCGAGCGACACGAAGCCATAGATCACCTTGCGAACCTTGCCCGCCGCCAGCAGCATGCCGACTTCGGGGCCGCCATAGGTGACGATCGTCAGGTCCTTGAGATCGCTGCGGAGCAGGGCGCGCACCAGTGCCATCGGCTTACGGCGCGGGCCCCAGCCGCCAATGCCGATCGTCATGCCGTCGCGGAGCTTTCCGATGACGGCGTCGGCAGTCGTTCTCTTGTCGAAAGTCTTAATCGTCACGCTCCGAAATCCCATTTGTGGCCCCAGAGGTCCTCCTTGATAGTGAAGGTCGGGGTCACCGTGGTCCAGTCAACGGTCTGTTCACCGCCACAGCCGAATTCGATGTCGAAACCGGATGGCGTGCGCATGTAGAAGCTGATCATCTTGTCGTTGGTGTGCCGCCCCAGCGTCGACGAGATGTGCACCCCGGCTGCGAGCGCACGGTCGAGGGCCAGGCCGACATCGTCGATCGAGGGCACCTCGACCATCGTGTGGATCAGGCCGGACGGCGCAGGAAATTCGCCGACCGCGACAGTGTGATGCCGCGGCCCGCTGGCGTGCATGAAGGACATGCCCAGTCCCTGTTCGGGACCGCCGGGGAAATGCACCCGCATTTCGTCGCTGTCGCCGAAGCCGAGCAGATCCTTGTAGAAGCGGCGGGTGTCGTCATAGCAATTGGTCGGCACCACGACATGGCCGAAGCCCATCTCGCCGGTGACGAAGGCCGGGACGCCGACGGGGGACACGAAGGGCGTCCCCGCCACGACATTGCCCCAGACAAGCTCGATCCGGTTTCCCGATGGATCGGCGAGCGATGCGATGCCCCGGACATGGCGGTCGGCGGCCAGCGCGGCATCTCCGCGCTCCACGGCGACGCCAGCCTTGTCGAGCTTGTCGAGAACAGCCGCCCAGGCTTCTTCGCTCGGACATTCCAGCCCGGCGCAGAGATATTTTTCCTCGTCGCCCTTCTCGATGCGGAAGCGCCACGGGCGCCCGTCGAGCCGCAGCATCAACCGGTCATCGGTCGAATCGGGCGTGGCCGCAGCCCCCACCACATTTTCGCCAAACCGGCGCCAGGCACCCACATCGCGTGACGCGACGCGAATATAGGCCAGCGATCTTACGGCCATCGTCCTTTGCCCTCCCCGCACCTCTTACTTTCGCGTTCGGGTCTATCGGCGCGTCCGCATGGTTTCAAGCACTTTACGTTTTGAAAAATCGAATTTGGTACGCACATTGTTAGCGAAAGGGCATATCGTCCGTAGCACGCGGAAAAGCGAAGCTATGTCGCTTGCGGTGCCCATCGCTCTCGCCTTAGTATTGGTAAGCGGTTTCGGACCCTGCGAAAGTGATCGGTCGAGGGTGCGGGCCGGGTCGGGAGAGGGTGATGGCCACGCTGCTCGAAAAGGGCGAAATTTCGGCTCGGAAGCGAGGCCCCAAACCCGGCATGCGGTCGGGCCGGCAGCGCGACCAGGTGGTTGCCAGCCGGCAGGACGTGGTCGAGGCCATGCGCGGCCTGCTGCGTTCGCGGCCCTTCGACGAGATTCCGGTCGAGGACATTCTCGCGGCATCGGGCGTCAGCCGTGCGACCTTCTACCGCCATTTCAAGTCCCGGCGCGACGTCGCTTTGTGCATCTACGAGGCCACCCTCGAGCGGACCATGCCGCATTTTCTCCTGCTGGCGGATGTCGCGACCGGTCGGCTGTCGGCACAGTGGTGGGCGCATGAGGCGATCGGATATTATCGCGAGGAAGGGCAGATTTCGGTCCTGATCCACGGCCTCGCCGCCACCGATCAGGCGTTTCACCAGCGGTTGCGAGACGATCGCCA encodes the following:
- a CDS encoding lipid-transfer protein, which codes for MSEDVVIIGAGMHPWGKWGRNFVGYGVAAAQEALRDAGIDWRDVQFVSGAATMRCGYPGYVAGATFAQALGWQGAEVQTSYAACASGSQALTAARSRILSGQADVALVIGADTTPKGFLAPAKGERPDDPDWVRFRVGITNPTYFALYARRRMEIYGDTQDDFARVKIKNAQHGLTNERARYRKAFTMEDVAASPMVANPLRLMDVCATSDGGAALIIASAAYARKIGKIDAPKIAAISTVTPTFASAIIEMPDLATDSAVAAEAHSFRAALPAKAYAEAGMGPEDISVAEVYDLSTALELDWIEDLGLCARGEAAGLTRDGATRVGGRMPINPSGGLACFGEAVPAQAIAQVCELTWQLRGEAGERQVEGAKVGITANQGLFGHGSSVILKR
- a CDS encoding Zn-ribbon domain-containing OB-fold protein, whose protein sequence is MSEADPVLPGWFTTGPEPHLIGSRCSACGTYYFPKLESFCRNPACASTQFETVELSRTGKIWSFTDACYQPPEPYIAADPFVPYAIAAVELDREKMIVLGQVVEGVGIEALRAGMPMELVVETIPDAVDPKGKLVWKWKPMEDAG
- a CDS encoding CoA-transferase subunit beta; this translates as MTAPDHTLAELLIVACSELYRDNGEIVATGIGPIPRLGASLAKSTHAPELLMTDGEAYLVEDPVPIGPRGYDDRKPSGYLPFSRYFDSAVWTGKRHAVVSPIQIDRFGQMNLSYIGGSFEKPKVQMLGARGFPGNTIHHINSMFVPAHSTRIFVPGEVDSVSSVGYNPARRLAGADFSGVDLRFIVTNLCVMDFGGPDHAIRLVSLHDGVTVDEVKAATGFDLIVDGTPPTTPAPTAEQLEIIARLDPHNIRATVIKGNPSGTRG
- a CDS encoding CoA transferase subunit A codes for the protein MTIKTFDKRTTADAVIGKLRDGMTIGIGGWGPRRKPMALVRALLRSDLKDLTIVTYGGPEVGMLLAAGKVRKVIYGFVSLDAIPLEPYFRKAREAGGLEVLELDEGMLQWGLKAAALRLPFLPTRVGLGTDVFEQGGFKTVASPYEDGEVLLAMPAIPLDFALIHVHRADRMGNSQALGPDTYYDDWFAKAAKEVAISAEEVVDRLDHSYPEDAKANLFERCFVQHVVEAPGGAHPTSMPPAYGWDMAALKAYAASAAEEGGWDRYRDEKVGPDEAHYLAQAGGIEAISKLPFPIF
- a CDS encoding VOC family protein, whose translation is MAVRSLAYIRVASRDVGAWRRFGENVVGAAATPDSTDDRLMLRLDGRPWRFRIEKGDEEKYLCAGLECPSEEAWAAVLDKLDKAGVAVERGDAALAADRHVRGIASLADPSGNRIELVWGNVVAGTPFVSPVGVPAFVTGEMGFGHVVVPTNCYDDTRRFYKDLLGFGDSDEMRVHFPGGPEQGLGMSFMHASGPRHHTVAVGEFPAPSGLIHTMVEVPSIDDVGLALDRALAAGVHISSTLGRHTNDKMISFYMRTPSGFDIEFGCGGEQTVDWTTVTPTFTIKEDLWGHKWDFGA
- a CDS encoding TetR/AcrR family transcriptional regulator yields the protein MATLLEKGEISARKRGPKPGMRSGRQRDQVVASRQDVVEAMRGLLRSRPFDEIPVEDILAASGVSRATFYRHFKSRRDVALCIYEATLERTMPHFLLLADVATGRLSAQWWAHEAIGYYREEGQISVLIHGLAATDQAFHQRLRDDRQRMIERLAPAVPAFGRAVGEDAVARRQRARADIFFMMLDRISAEVTLFAELADVRDYEAVLAEQVAAFVADN